The following are encoded in a window of Rubellicoccus peritrichatus genomic DNA:
- a CDS encoding Gfo/Idh/MocA family oxidoreductase: MNLGVTKEKRIKAALVGLGFGRQVLKPMILEGLASKYFDCVAVCDANEERTKLTAEEHGLRGYTDLDELLKDEEIRVIILITGPNGRADLITKIIESGRDVMTTKPFEQDADAALRVFKRAKELGRVIHMNSPSLTPSRDIQTIRQWQEKYNLGQLCAGRWEGWYKVVEKADGSWYDDPDTCPAAPLFRLGIYGLNDMALLFGEAEYVQVQQSRFFTGRPTPDLAQMNIKFKSGALFSMLGGWCIEPWRGVCGLTLFHEHGTIVRDVDWPSYAAGKERITLKVFTPESGFGQPVECIALDDEDSSSSYRWDLFYEAIHGKEFEAQATPESIASAIRIVNAMRVAAKSGDQVAVV, translated from the coding sequence ATGAACCTAGGAGTAACTAAAGAAAAACGAATCAAGGCAGCCCTTGTTGGGTTGGGTTTTGGACGACAAGTCTTGAAGCCGATGATCTTGGAAGGGCTAGCGAGTAAGTATTTTGATTGTGTTGCCGTATGCGACGCCAATGAAGAGCGCACAAAGCTAACGGCCGAGGAGCATGGATTGCGTGGTTATACGGATCTGGATGAATTGCTGAAAGATGAAGAGATCCGAGTAATAATATTGATCACAGGACCAAATGGGCGTGCCGATTTGATTACAAAGATTATCGAGAGTGGGCGCGATGTCATGACGACAAAGCCTTTCGAGCAAGATGCTGATGCGGCTCTACGGGTTTTTAAGCGAGCCAAGGAACTTGGTCGAGTCATTCACATGAATTCTCCAAGCCTTACACCCTCACGTGATATTCAGACGATTCGCCAATGGCAGGAGAAATACAATCTGGGGCAGCTCTGTGCTGGGCGTTGGGAAGGTTGGTACAAAGTTGTCGAGAAGGCCGATGGCTCCTGGTATGACGACCCGGATACATGTCCGGCTGCTCCGTTATTCCGTCTGGGAATATACGGATTAAATGATATGGCTTTGTTGTTTGGTGAAGCTGAGTATGTGCAGGTTCAGCAGTCACGTTTTTTTACAGGACGTCCGACTCCGGACCTTGCCCAAATGAATATCAAATTCAAAAGCGGAGCATTGTTTTCAATGCTTGGCGGGTGGTGCATTGAACCATGGCGTGGTGTTTGCGGACTTACACTTTTCCATGAGCATGGAACCATTGTTCGTGATGTGGACTGGCCTTCCTATGCAGCGGGCAAAGAACGAATTACGCTCAAAGTATTCACACCCGAGTCAGGGTTTGGCCAGCCAGTCGAGTGCATTGCCTTGGACGATGAAGATTCCAGCTCATCCTATCGCTGGGATTTATTTTACGAAGCGATTCATGGTAAAGAGTTTGAAGCACAAGCCACGCCGGAATCCATTGCATCGGCTATCCGTATTGTGAATGCAATGCGCGTTGCTGCGAAGTCCGGTGATCAAGTTGCCGTTGTATAA
- a CDS encoding GntR family transcriptional regulator — MEHDLNIAPPEARPNKYYAIARTIKNRIMSGEITHRLPSVPMMAKEFSVTPVTMQKALDLLKEDGCVIAIPGKGSFITRLKRPRAHTIGAVISSLGPLGTTLAQGIQDASREFGQSLLIENYGPQSPHTLPRIQKLIEREQVDGFILWPDEDLSETAETIKVLDDAKIPYVITPLLEFQQFTNSTTVTNADGAPTSDVMTHLIGTGHKKIGYVTSESALDSHYSTRRYQQYERSMKVSGLKPMSPILVSDAHVDEAPQDVVAVLKKLDAVFCVTDRVALSIVRACLRNKIGVPEDLAIASFDNTVVAQELGITSVEQHFERIGAHAVKLLLDEIEGHRSSPVHEVIEAELIIRPSTRLA; from the coding sequence ATGGAACATGATTTAAATATTGCCCCGCCTGAAGCGCGCCCAAACAAATACTACGCCATTGCGCGAACGATTAAAAATCGTATCATGTCAGGCGAAATCACACATCGGCTCCCCAGCGTTCCGATGATGGCAAAAGAATTCTCGGTTACGCCGGTTACAATGCAAAAAGCACTGGACCTGCTCAAGGAAGACGGTTGCGTCATTGCCATTCCAGGTAAAGGTTCATTCATTACCCGGCTCAAGCGCCCGAGAGCCCACACCATCGGGGCGGTCATCTCAAGTCTCGGCCCTCTGGGGACGACTCTCGCGCAGGGCATCCAGGATGCAAGCCGTGAATTCGGACAATCCCTTTTGATTGAAAATTATGGGCCACAAAGTCCGCATACATTACCTCGAATCCAGAAGCTTATCGAACGCGAACAGGTCGATGGCTTCATTCTCTGGCCAGATGAAGATCTGAGTGAAACAGCAGAGACCATCAAAGTCCTTGATGATGCAAAGATCCCTTACGTGATCACACCTCTGTTGGAGTTTCAGCAATTCACTAACAGCACGACAGTAACCAATGCCGATGGAGCACCAACATCCGATGTCATGACTCACCTCATCGGAACTGGGCACAAAAAGATTGGTTACGTCACCAGTGAATCAGCGTTGGACAGTCATTACAGCACGCGCCGTTACCAGCAATATGAGCGAAGTATGAAGGTAAGTGGCCTAAAGCCAATGTCTCCCATATTGGTGTCGGATGCACATGTTGATGAAGCGCCACAGGATGTCGTGGCAGTATTGAAAAAACTGGATGCCGTTTTCTGTGTCACTGACCGTGTAGCTTTGAGTATTGTTCGCGCCTGCCTCCGCAATAAAATCGGAGTCCCGGAAGACCTTGCAATAGCCTCATTTGATAACACTGTCGTCGCCCAGGAACTGGGCATCACCAGTGTTGAACAACATTTCGAACGAATTGGTGCCCATGCAGTAAAACTGCTACTCGATGAAATTGAAGGCCACCGCAGCAGCCCTGTCCATGAAGTCATTGAGGCTGAGCTGATCATCAGACCCAGCACTCGTCTGGCTTGA
- a CDS encoding glycoside hydrolase family 43 protein, protein MLKYTNPIIPGFYPDPSICRVGEAFYLVTSTFEWFPSVPVFHSKDLVNWTQLGHCLTRKSQLNLDGAKSSGGIYAPTIRHHNGRFYMVTTDTTGIRNFIVHTDDPAGPWSEPIKVAQGGIDPSLFFDDDGKVYFTANALWCEGLERGLHLWEINVDTGEVVDDEPVFLWSGTGGKYPEAPHIYKRSGWYYLIIAEGGTEFGHMISVARSRSPKGPYESCPNNPILSHRCSANPIQSTGHGDLFEDSQGNWWVVFLGVRHCSYPLVHHLGRETYLAPVSWSDDGWPVINDGKLVDLEMNVERDLPLSEKTLVPVRDDFDTNTLALTWNFRRNPVEESWSLSERPGWLRLACLPGSLNGIGGTALLARRLQHFYARIETAIEFFPEDDYAEAGLTAIMNERHHCEAALTRRHGKKVIIMRKRCASMVTENVVEWNCKGVICLKIQAEEDLLSFFAVGEDGESVDLGQMETRLLSTEMAGGFTGLYVGVYATSNGEPSQNAAYFDWFDYEPENHRREWDRSLEPVTKKPEDN, encoded by the coding sequence ATGTTGAAATACACAAATCCGATTATCCCTGGCTTTTATCCGGATCCGAGCATATGTCGAGTAGGGGAAGCTTTTTATTTGGTCACGAGTACCTTTGAGTGGTTTCCTAGTGTGCCGGTTTTTCATAGTAAGGATCTGGTTAACTGGACACAATTGGGGCATTGTCTGACGCGAAAGAGTCAATTGAATCTGGATGGTGCGAAAAGCTCTGGTGGAATTTATGCTCCAACAATTCGTCATCATAATGGGAGATTCTACATGGTTACGACGGATACTACGGGGATTCGTAACTTCATTGTGCACACCGATGATCCAGCTGGACCGTGGTCTGAACCGATTAAAGTAGCACAAGGCGGAATTGATCCATCACTTTTTTTTGATGATGACGGTAAAGTCTATTTTACTGCTAATGCACTTTGGTGTGAAGGGCTTGAGCGTGGTTTGCATTTATGGGAAATTAACGTTGATACAGGTGAGGTGGTTGATGATGAACCTGTATTTTTATGGAGCGGAACTGGTGGGAAGTATCCAGAAGCTCCACACATCTATAAACGCAGTGGCTGGTACTATCTGATTATTGCTGAAGGCGGAACTGAATTTGGTCATATGATTTCTGTTGCTCGTTCGCGTTCACCGAAAGGTCCGTACGAATCATGCCCGAATAATCCGATACTTTCACACCGTTGCTCAGCTAATCCCATTCAGTCAACCGGACATGGCGATTTATTCGAAGACTCGCAAGGCAACTGGTGGGTTGTTTTTCTCGGGGTTCGGCATTGCAGCTACCCTTTAGTGCATCATCTGGGGCGTGAAACTTATCTGGCTCCAGTCAGTTGGAGTGACGATGGCTGGCCCGTTATTAATGATGGTAAGTTGGTGGATCTAGAGATGAATGTAGAGCGCGATTTGCCTCTTAGCGAAAAGACGCTAGTTCCGGTGCGCGATGATTTCGATACAAATACATTGGCGCTTACCTGGAATTTTCGTCGTAATCCGGTTGAAGAATCATGGAGTTTGAGTGAACGTCCTGGATGGCTGAGATTAGCTTGCTTGCCTGGTTCTTTGAATGGGATTGGCGGAACAGCCTTATTGGCCCGGCGGTTGCAGCATTTTTATGCCAGAATAGAAACAGCAATCGAGTTTTTTCCAGAAGACGATTATGCCGAAGCAGGTTTAACGGCAATAATGAATGAACGTCATCACTGTGAGGCAGCGCTTACCCGAAGGCATGGAAAAAAGGTAATCATTATGCGCAAACGTTGCGCCTCAATGGTGACTGAGAATGTCGTTGAATGGAACTGCAAGGGGGTTATTTGCCTAAAAATTCAGGCTGAAGAAGACTTGCTGTCGTTCTTTGCGGTTGGCGAAGATGGTGAATCGGTCGATTTGGGACAAATGGAAACACGTCTACTTTCAACAGAGATGGCAGGCGGTTTTACCGGATTGTATGTCGGTGTTTATGCGACCTCAAACGGAGAGCCGAGTCAAAATGCTGCCTACTTCGATTGGTTTGATTATGAGCCTGAGAATCACCGCCGTGAATGGGACCGCTCACTCGAACCCGTTACCAAAAAACCCGAGGATAACTAA